The following coding sequences are from one Virgibacillus necropolis window:
- a CDS encoding aminotransferase family protein, whose product MSQTKQFVKGQSQSLRNELSNLDRKHVLHPSTNPKNQVDHGPKIIFTGGDGIYLNDIDGNTYIDGVSMLWNVNLGHGNKELAEASYKQMVEAAYTTTFYGYVNEATVRLAEKITSLTPGDLNTVFFTSGGSESNDTAFKLSRFYWQLRGYKEKKKIISLRRGYHGVTVAAQRATGIDAYRNFSGSTDPDIVNAKPHLTECELGDKNHPEYEGCIRDIIEKEGADKIAAVIVEPIQGAGGVHVPPEEYLQAVRKLCDENNIHLIADEVICGFGRTGKMFGVDHWEIVPDFMSVAKGITSGYAQLGGVVMTEKIRDEFAQYDAMLAHGFTYSGHPTACAVGLKNIEIIERDGLVERANTMGRELDKGLKYLEDKYTFFTNRRSRGLLAGFDLMKDPEANIPFDHSARAAGNLVDECYNRKLLIRPFDFEPGMNIVAIAPPLTISKNEVEKIIHIVDDSLTAFSKKI is encoded by the coding sequence ATGAGTCAAACTAAACAATTTGTTAAAGGTCAAAGTCAATCACTAAGAAATGAATTATCGAATTTGGATCGGAAACATGTTCTTCATCCATCTACTAATCCTAAAAACCAGGTTGATCATGGTCCAAAGATTATATTTACAGGTGGAGATGGTATTTACCTGAATGATATCGATGGGAACACCTATATTGATGGTGTGTCTATGCTGTGGAATGTGAATTTAGGGCACGGAAACAAAGAATTAGCTGAAGCATCATACAAGCAAATGGTTGAGGCTGCTTATACGACTACTTTCTATGGCTATGTCAATGAGGCTACTGTTCGATTAGCAGAAAAAATAACATCGTTAACACCTGGGGATTTGAATACAGTGTTCTTTACTTCAGGCGGGTCCGAATCAAATGATACTGCTTTTAAACTGTCAAGATTTTATTGGCAATTACGGGGTTATAAAGAGAAGAAAAAAATAATTTCCTTAAGACGCGGGTATCATGGTGTAACAGTTGCAGCACAACGGGCAACAGGTATCGATGCATACCGGAATTTTTCTGGGTCAACAGACCCTGATATTGTAAACGCTAAACCGCATCTAACTGAATGTGAGTTGGGTGATAAAAATCATCCAGAATATGAGGGTTGTATTAGAGATATCATCGAAAAAGAAGGAGCAGACAAGATTGCTGCTGTCATTGTAGAACCTATTCAAGGTGCAGGTGGCGTTCATGTTCCACCTGAAGAATATTTACAAGCTGTCAGAAAGCTTTGTGATGAAAATAATATACACCTCATTGCAGATGAAGTTATTTGCGGTTTTGGTCGAACTGGAAAAATGTTTGGTGTTGATCACTGGGAAATTGTTCCAGACTTCATGTCAGTCGCAAAAGGTATAACAAGTGGATATGCCCAACTCGGTGGGGTCGTAATGACAGAAAAAATCAGAGATGAATTTGCCCAGTATGATGCAATGTTAGCTCATGGTTTCACATATAGTGGACATCCAACTGCATGTGCAGTCGGGTTAAAAAATATTGAGATTATAGAAAGAGATGGTCTTGTTGAACGTGCTAATACAATGGGACGCGAACTGGACAAGGGCTTGAAATACTTGGAGGATAAATATACCTTTTTTACAAATAGAAGATCGAGAGGTTTACTAGCTGGTTTTGATTTAATGAAGGATCCAGAAGCAAATATTCCATTTGATCATTCAGCTAGAGCTGCTGGTAATCTGGTGGATGAGTGTTATAACAGAAAACTGCTCATTAGACCATTTGATTTTGAACCGGGAATGAATATTGTGGCAATCGCGCCACCTCTTACGATTAGTAAAAATGAAGTAGAAAAAATCATTCATATCGTGGATGATTCATTAACAGCTTTTTCAAAGAAGATTTAA
- a CDS encoding M20 family metallo-hydrolase codes for MESLLYRINRRRLLETINVSSSIGASENGGLSRLALSEEDKTMRDIFVEWLHQEKLDVRIDDFGNIYGRRKGKRNDGPTIAVGSHLDTQPCGGRYDGVLGVLAALEVIRVLNENNIETEFPIEIINFTNEEGARFGPPMLGSGGVTENFTKNFIYNIKDSNDITFKQALKSIGYMGEIENRLSNVKNFIELHIEQGSILEKNNTSIGIVEGIQGMSWLIVKVTGETNHAGPTPMENRKDALLATSKMIGRVNDLTKEFDGLKTTVGTLNVKPNITNVIPGEVEFIIDIRHPSNETRANAIESLKEQLSTIALMNDVEITITTDWTSDAVEFSQVVTESIREASEKWGYSSLNMYSGPGHDAKYISQVAESGMIFVPSCKGISHNEQELTVDDDIEKGANVLLTVINNLANGTN; via the coding sequence ATGGAATCATTATTATATCGAATTAACAGAAGACGTTTGCTTGAAACGATTAACGTAAGTTCTTCTATAGGCGCTTCTGAAAATGGAGGACTAAGCCGTTTAGCTTTGTCAGAAGAAGATAAAACGATGAGAGATATTTTTGTTGAGTGGTTACATCAAGAAAAGCTGGATGTTCGTATTGACGACTTCGGAAATATCTATGGAAGAAGAAAAGGAAAAAGAAATGATGGGCCAACAATCGCGGTGGGGTCGCACCTGGATACACAACCGTGCGGTGGGCGATATGATGGTGTTCTAGGTGTTTTAGCAGCCTTAGAAGTCATTCGGGTTTTAAATGAAAATAATATTGAAACGGAATTTCCTATTGAGATTATCAATTTTACGAATGAAGAGGGGGCGCGATTTGGACCTCCGATGCTTGGATCAGGTGGTGTTACAGAAAATTTTACAAAAAATTTCATTTACAACATAAAAGACAGTAATGATATAACTTTTAAACAGGCACTAAAGTCGATTGGTTATATGGGAGAAATAGAAAACCGATTAAGCAATGTAAAGAACTTTATAGAACTTCATATTGAGCAAGGTTCCATCCTAGAAAAAAATAATACGTCAATTGGGATTGTTGAGGGAATACAAGGGATGAGTTGGTTAATTGTTAAAGTAACTGGGGAAACCAACCATGCTGGTCCTACACCTATGGAGAATAGAAAAGATGCCTTACTTGCCACCTCCAAAATGATTGGAAGGGTTAACGATTTAACGAAGGAATTTGATGGCTTGAAAACAACAGTTGGTACATTGAATGTGAAACCCAATATCACAAACGTTATTCCTGGGGAAGTAGAATTCATTATTGATATTCGTCACCCCTCTAACGAGACTAGAGCGAACGCTATTGAATCACTTAAAGAACAATTAAGTACCATTGCCTTAATGAATGATGTAGAGATAACTATTACGACAGACTGGACCTCAGATGCTGTTGAATTTTCTCAAGTTGTTACAGAGAGTATCCGCGAAGCTAGTGAAAAATGGGGGTATTCATCGTTGAATATGTATAGTGGTCCCGGCCACGATGCGAAATATATCTCGCAAGTAGCGGAAAGTGGCATGATTTTTGTCCCAAGTTGTAAAGGCATTAGTCATAATGAACAGGAATTGACAGTGGATGATGACATTGAAAAAGGTGCAAACGTTCTGCTTACTGTCATTAATAACCTAGCTAATGGTACGAATTAA
- a CDS encoding aldehyde dehydrogenase family protein, with protein MIKTVNLNPKVVEFLKEPKKLYINGEWRESIEGNTFETINPATGEVLATVHEAREKDVDVAAEAAFNAFEGGEWPKISAYDRSRLMHKLADLMERDFEILAQLDTLDNGKSIKEMNSSDLPGAIENLRYFAGWTTKMTGQTIPVSESYFNYTRHEPVGVVGQIIPWNFPIMMALWKIAPAIATGCTVILKPAEQTPLSALYLAKLVEEAGFPKGVINIINGFGKTAGDALVKHPKVNKIAFTGSTLTGQSIMKEAANTMKRVTLELGGKSPNIILPDADLDKAIPGVFNGIMVNQGEVCCAGSRVFIPDDLFEEVVGKMKAYAEEVKLGNGLDQDTDMGPLVSERQFEVVTSYIEKGVEEGATLLVGGGQSGEGYFVSPTVFTDVDDNMTIAKEEIFGPVVVAMPYSSIDEVVERANASPYGLAAGLWTENLKNAHKISNKLKAGSIWVNCYNLTNAAVPFGGFKESGFGREMGSYALNNYTEVKSVWINLD; from the coding sequence ATGATTAAGACAGTTAACTTAAACCCGAAAGTCGTTGAATTTTTAAAAGAACCGAAAAAATTATATATCAATGGGGAATGGCGAGAATCTATTGAAGGCAATACATTCGAAACAATAAATCCGGCAACAGGCGAAGTGTTGGCTACGGTCCACGAAGCTAGGGAGAAGGATGTAGATGTAGCTGCTGAGGCTGCTTTCAACGCTTTTGAAGGTGGAGAATGGCCAAAAATAAGTGCATATGACAGATCTCGTTTAATGCATAAATTAGCTGACTTAATGGAAAGAGATTTTGAGATTCTAGCACAATTAGATACATTGGATAATGGTAAATCAATTAAGGAAATGAATAGCAGTGACTTACCTGGCGCAATTGAAAATTTGCGGTACTTTGCTGGATGGACTACTAAAATGACTGGTCAGACTATCCCAGTCTCTGAATCTTATTTCAACTATACGAGACATGAACCTGTTGGTGTAGTAGGGCAAATTATTCCATGGAATTTTCCGATCATGATGGCATTATGGAAAATTGCACCTGCAATTGCTACAGGCTGTACTGTGATTCTTAAGCCGGCTGAGCAAACACCTTTATCTGCGTTATATCTTGCTAAACTGGTAGAAGAAGCCGGATTTCCTAAAGGAGTCATTAATATAATCAACGGCTTTGGGAAGACAGCTGGTGATGCGCTCGTGAAACATCCAAAAGTGAATAAAATCGCTTTTACTGGTTCGACACTTACTGGACAATCAATCATGAAAGAAGCAGCAAACACAATGAAGAGAGTGACCCTAGAACTTGGCGGAAAGTCACCAAACATCATATTGCCTGATGCCGATTTAGATAAAGCAATCCCAGGTGTGTTCAATGGAATCATGGTAAATCAAGGTGAAGTTTGCTGTGCTGGATCTAGGGTGTTTATCCCAGACGATCTTTTCGAGGAAGTAGTCGGTAAGATGAAAGCTTATGCTGAGGAAGTTAAACTTGGCAATGGCTTAGATCAGGATACGGACATGGGCCCGCTTGTTTCAGAGAGACAATTTGAAGTTGTTACCTCTTATATCGAAAAGGGCGTTGAAGAAGGTGCAACCCTCTTAGTTGGTGGAGGACAGTCAGGAGAAGGATACTTTGTTTCTCCAACCGTGTTTACAGATGTTGATGATAATATGACAATCGCCAAAGAGGAAATTTTTGGGCCTGTCGTTGTAGCAATGCCATACAGTAGTATAGATGAAGTTGTCGAACGAGCAAACGCCTCTCCATATGGTTTAGCAGCAGGACTTTGGACGGAAAACTTAAAAAATGCACATAAAATATCGAATAAATTAAAGGCAGGCAGTATATGGGTGAATTGTTATAACCTTACAAATGCTGCCGTACCATTTGGAGGATTTAAAGAATCCGGTTTTGGACGTGAAATGGGATCTTACGCATTAAATAATTATACAGAAGTGAAAAGTGTATGGATTAATTTGGATTAA
- a CDS encoding class II histone deacetylase has product MSKATGFIWDESYFWHQTGNGALMLNAGGWIQEDTHAESPESKRRIKNLLERSRFIKELEQLEPRPATRKEIELNHSVEYIDRIKTLGSTVGGDAGEHAIVGPDSYEIALLSAGGVLTAVDAVMNDMVENVYALTRPPGHHAEQEGGMGFCLFNNVAIAAKYARAKYGLKRILILDWDVHHGNGTESAFCSDPDVLFVSVHQENIFPKNRGDNTYTGEGDGKGFNVNIELPAGVGNEGYNYTFEQVIEPIVHQYKPELIFISAGQDASRFDPLGRMLVTAEGYYQMASKVKSLAEKHCEGRLIACHEGGYSTAYVPFCTLKILEAFRGKRSVVEDPFDLGFLEGPIYQNQIEAINKVKKVQSEFWDLE; this is encoded by the coding sequence ATGAGTAAGGCAACCGGATTTATTTGGGATGAAAGCTATTTCTGGCATCAAACAGGGAATGGAGCGTTGATGTTAAACGCAGGTGGGTGGATACAGGAAGATACACATGCGGAAAGCCCGGAATCAAAACGACGTATTAAAAATTTACTTGAACGTTCTAGATTTATAAAAGAGTTAGAACAACTAGAACCTAGACCTGCTACTCGTAAGGAAATCGAGTTGAATCACTCAGTTGAATATATTGACCGGATTAAAACATTGGGTAGCACGGTCGGAGGTGATGCTGGAGAACATGCAATCGTTGGTCCTGACTCATATGAAATTGCATTATTATCTGCTGGTGGCGTATTAACAGCTGTTGATGCAGTAATGAATGATATGGTTGAAAATGTATATGCACTTACTCGGCCACCAGGTCATCATGCCGAGCAAGAAGGCGGAATGGGGTTTTGCTTATTCAACAATGTTGCTATTGCGGCAAAATATGCCCGCGCGAAATATGGACTGAAACGCATATTAATACTTGATTGGGATGTGCATCACGGAAATGGAACGGAAAGTGCTTTTTGTTCAGACCCTGACGTTTTATTTGTTTCCGTGCACCAAGAGAATATTTTTCCAAAGAATCGTGGGGACAATACGTATACTGGTGAAGGAGATGGAAAAGGTTTCAACGTTAACATTGAATTACCTGCCGGTGTTGGAAATGAAGGGTATAATTATACATTTGAACAGGTGATAGAGCCTATTGTTCATCAATATAAGCCGGAACTGATTTTTATTTCAGCAGGTCAGGATGCAAGCCGTTTTGATCCTTTAGGACGTATGTTAGTAACAGCTGAAGGTTATTATCAAATGGCTTCAAAAGTAAAATCTTTAGCTGAAAAGCATTGTGAAGGACGATTAATTGCTTGCCATGAGGGTGGTTATAGTACAGCATATGTACCGTTTTGTACCTTAAAGATTCTGGAGGCATTTAGGGGCAAGCGCAGTGTGGTTGAAGACCCGTTCGATCTGGGTTTTCTTGAAGGGCCTATTTACCAGAACCAAATTGAGGCTATTAATAAGGTGAAGAAAGTCCAATCAGAGTTCTGGGATTTAGAATGA
- a CDS encoding APC family permease translates to MNTTVKEVSIDTTVNEGQLKRTLKLRHVIFIGLAYMAPLAVFDTFGIVSEITNGHVPAAYVLITIALLFTAYSYGKMVKVYPSAGSAYTYTRKTMNSHIGFLVGWVALLDYLFLPMINALLSSIYMSAVFPDVPPWIWIFATIIFTTVLNIAGIKLAVVANYFMVIVEFLVAVIFVILTIRGIVNAEAGSLFTMTPFFTEGMSFSAVFAGASILALSFLGFDAVTTLSEETIDPKKTIPKAIYIIALAAGFFFIVVTYFMQSLFPDVSVIQNIASASPEIAKYIGGTLFQAIFIAGYLVAVLACGLTQQMSASRLLYAMGRDGVLPRRFFGYIHPSSGVPVLNILLIGVLACSAIFLDLAKAASLINFGAFVAFTFVNLSVIIFFLRHKKQKKFTVKSIVGSIIIPLIGFGFNLYLWFKLDIDAKIVGFIWTTIGLGYLLYLTKFFKVRPPQFDDSKQ, encoded by the coding sequence ATGAACACGACTGTAAAGGAAGTAAGTATAGATACGACTGTAAACGAAGGACAATTAAAACGTACATTAAAATTAAGACACGTTATTTTTATCGGACTTGCATACATGGCACCTTTAGCTGTTTTTGATACATTTGGTATCGTGTCTGAAATAACAAACGGACATGTTCCCGCGGCGTATGTATTAATTACAATCGCACTTCTGTTTACTGCCTATAGTTACGGTAAGATGGTAAAAGTATACCCTTCGGCAGGTTCAGCTTATACCTATACAAGAAAGACTATGAATTCTCACATTGGTTTTCTGGTGGGATGGGTTGCTTTACTTGACTATCTTTTTCTACCTATGATTAACGCATTACTTTCTAGTATTTATATGTCAGCTGTATTTCCAGATGTTCCACCATGGATATGGATTTTTGCTACGATTATTTTTACTACGGTGCTTAATATTGCAGGCATAAAACTGGCCGTTGTCGCAAACTACTTTATGGTTATCGTTGAATTTCTAGTTGCGGTTATTTTTGTCATTCTTACTATTAGAGGGATTGTTAACGCTGAAGCTGGAAGTTTATTTACAATGACTCCATTTTTTACTGAAGGGATGTCCTTTTCGGCAGTTTTTGCAGGAGCATCCATTTTGGCACTATCATTTCTCGGTTTTGATGCAGTAACAACATTATCTGAGGAAACAATCGATCCGAAAAAAACAATTCCAAAAGCGATTTACATTATTGCTCTTGCAGCAGGATTTTTCTTTATTGTAGTGACCTATTTTATGCAATCTTTGTTTCCAGATGTTTCAGTCATACAAAATATAGCCAGTGCTTCTCCCGAAATTGCCAAGTATATCGGTGGAACCCTATTTCAGGCGATCTTTATCGCTGGCTATCTCGTCGCAGTTCTTGCCTGTGGACTAACTCAGCAAATGAGTGCTTCACGCCTATTATACGCCATGGGACGTGATGGTGTTTTGCCGAGAAGATTTTTTGGATATATTCACCCAAGTTCAGGTGTTCCAGTTTTAAATATCCTGTTAATTGGGGTTTTAGCATGCTCAGCTATTTTTTTAGATTTAGCAAAGGCAGCTTCTCTTATTAATTTTGGAGCCTTTGTTGCCTTTACGTTTGTTAATCTGTCTGTTATTATATTTTTCCTCAGGCACAAGAAACAGAAAAAATTTACAGTAAAATCAATTGTAGGTTCAATTATCATACCGTTAATAGGATTCGGATTTAATCTGTACCTATGGTTTAAGCTAGACATTGACGCTAAAATAGTAGGGTTTATATGGACTACTATCGGTTTGGGATATCTGTTATATTTGACAAAGTTTTTTAAGGTTCGGCCTCCCCAATTCGATGATAGTAAACAATAA
- the aguA gene encoding agmatine deiminase, whose translation MARVIKNSTPQKNGFRLPGEFEPHKGSIIIWPEKGFAFRNGGKPAQEVCVIVANAIAEYEEMTVICSVTQYENAKARLSEKVRVIEMSTNEAWVQDKGAFYVINDKGEMRGVQFGFNAYGGFEEGLYYPWDLDKQFAQKLFELENIDSYDARHFILEGGATQVDGEGTIILTEQCNLNPNRNGDMPKEEVERNCKEYLGLDKVIWIKRGMLYDETDGHIDDICFFVRPGVIALSWVDDVNHPQYPVFKEAYDTLSKETDAKGRKFEIHKIHVPEIIYITEEENKGFDIIADAAPREPNQPLAVTYINGCFVNGAYLVPLYNDPRDQEAIKKYQEIMPDRKVIGLPTKEWSLSGGNIHCMTLAQPRP comes from the coding sequence ATGGCAAGAGTAATTAAAAACTCCACACCCCAAAAAAATGGGTTTAGACTTCCAGGAGAATTTGAACCGCATAAGGGGTCAATTATCATTTGGCCAGAAAAAGGCTTTGCTTTTAGAAATGGAGGTAAACCTGCACAAGAAGTATGCGTTATTGTTGCAAATGCTATTGCTGAGTATGAGGAAATGACAGTCATCTGTTCGGTAACGCAGTATGAAAATGCAAAAGCAAGATTATCAGAAAAAGTTCGTGTTATTGAAATGTCGACAAACGAGGCATGGGTTCAAGACAAAGGAGCTTTTTACGTTATCAACGATAAAGGTGAAATGAGAGGAGTTCAGTTTGGTTTTAATGCGTATGGAGGATTTGAAGAAGGACTCTATTACCCTTGGGACTTAGATAAGCAATTTGCTCAAAAACTATTTGAACTTGAAAATATAGATTCTTATGATGCAAGACATTTTATTCTTGAGGGCGGTGCGACGCAAGTAGATGGAGAAGGGACTATTATTTTGACAGAACAATGTAATCTGAATCCAAACCGAAATGGTGATATGCCAAAAGAAGAAGTAGAAAGAAATTGTAAAGAATACCTTGGTTTGGATAAAGTGATTTGGATTAAAAGGGGTATGCTGTATGACGAAACTGATGGTCATATTGACGATATTTGTTTTTTTGTTAGACCTGGAGTTATTGCTCTTTCATGGGTTGATGATGTAAATCATCCACAGTATCCAGTATTCAAAGAAGCTTATGATACCTTAAGCAAAGAAACAGATGCAAAAGGAAGAAAATTTGAGATTCATAAAATACATGTACCGGAAATTATTTATATAACAGAAGAAGAAAATAAAGGCTTTGATATTATTGCGGATGCAGCACCTCGTGAACCAAATCAGCCATTAGCAGTAACTTATATTAATGGATGTTTCGTTAATGGTGCATATTTAGTTCCATTATATAATGATCCACGTGATCAAGAAGCTATTAAAAAATATCAAGAAATAATGCCAGACAGAAAAGTAATTGGTCTCCCTACAAAAGAGTGGTCTCTAAGCGGTGGCAATATTCACTGCATGACATTAGCTCAGCCAAGACCTTAA
- a CDS encoding APC family permease, producing the protein MNDTNQIQRKLKLIHVVAIGLAYMSPFAVFDTFGIASDVSSGYVPLAYIVVFTAILFTAMSYGKLVKQYPSAGSVYTYTKNILNPYLGVMVGWVSFIAYLALPMINALLAKIYLSSGFPEVPGWLWIVGLIAIVTFLNIFGVKIAASVNILLVVFQTIVGVVFIYLTIRSINTGPEHFITLNELIPAGENFSGLFGAAALLALSFIGFDAITTLSEDTIKPKKTIPRAIILVASLGGIFFFTVTYFMQSLFPDVSVFNDIEGASPEIATIIGGNIFLSFFLGGALFSVFASGLAAQISASRLLYAMGRDGVIPKRFFGYLHPKFNSPVPNILLVGLLSLSALLLDLRSATSLINVGAFTAFSFVNICVIKNYLMNKGPRSFGFVLGNLVCPVIGLLFVMYLWANLDLFSLIIGGIWTLLGIVYLALSTNLFRKEPPQIDFDKLEA; encoded by the coding sequence GTGAATGACACGAATCAGATTCAAAGGAAATTAAAACTAATTCATGTAGTAGCAATTGGCTTAGCGTATATGTCACCCTTTGCTGTATTTGATACATTTGGAATTGCTTCAGATGTATCTTCAGGGTATGTTCCTTTAGCCTATATTGTAGTATTTACCGCAATTCTTTTCACCGCTATGAGTTACGGGAAATTAGTGAAGCAATATCCAAGTGCGGGTTCCGTTTACACGTACACCAAAAATATTTTGAATCCCTATTTAGGTGTGATGGTTGGATGGGTATCCTTTATAGCATATCTAGCACTTCCTATGATTAATGCTTTACTGGCAAAAATTTACCTTTCATCAGGTTTTCCAGAGGTTCCTGGCTGGCTTTGGATTGTAGGACTGATAGCGATTGTCACTTTTTTAAATATATTCGGTGTCAAGATCGCAGCATCTGTAAATATTCTGCTGGTAGTATTTCAGACTATAGTGGGTGTTGTGTTTATTTACCTTACAATTCGCTCTATCAATACTGGACCTGAGCATTTTATTACATTAAATGAGCTAATTCCGGCTGGTGAAAATTTTTCAGGTCTCTTTGGAGCAGCAGCTTTACTAGCCTTATCTTTTATTGGATTTGATGCGATAACAACACTGTCTGAGGATACAATTAAACCTAAAAAGACTATTCCAAGGGCTATCATACTAGTTGCATCATTAGGTGGTATCTTTTTCTTTACAGTTACCTACTTTATGCAGTCCCTCTTTCCTGATGTATCCGTGTTCAATGATATCGAGGGTGCTTCACCAGAAATAGCTACGATAATCGGTGGAAACATATTTCTTTCCTTTTTTCTAGGAGGAGCCCTATTCTCCGTATTTGCTTCCGGTTTAGCGGCTCAAATTAGTGCTTCTCGATTGCTATATGCTATGGGTAGAGATGGAGTGATTCCTAAACGATTCTTTGGGTATTTGCATCCTAAATTTAATTCGCCGGTACCAAACATTTTATTAGTCGGGTTGTTATCATTATCAGCATTGCTGTTGGATTTAAGATCGGCAACATCTCTTATTAATGTAGGGGCGTTTACCGCTTTTTCATTTGTAAATATATGTGTTATTAAAAATTACCTTATGAATAAAGGGCCACGATCCTTTGGCTTTGTTTTAGGCAACCTCGTTTGTCCTGTTATTGGTTTACTGTTTGTGATGTATCTTTGGGCTAATCTAGATTTGTTCTCGCTTATTATTGGAGGAATTTGGACCTTGCTTGGCATTGTTTATTTAGCTCTATCTACCAATTTATTTAGAAAGGAACCACCACAAATTGATTTTGATAAGCTTGAGGCGTAA
- a CDS encoding sigma-54 interaction domain-containing protein, which produces MSGNFFSDKHFHSIFNHLKDGIFIADKDGVAIWANDTSTKQLGVPRSKIIGRNVGELENNGLFTPSVTKIVLEKREIVSKVQTSKDRQYLATGHLVKVKGEDTEYVLVQVKDITETVRASFKLEKAEILIQEYWNELHQMSLKQKNESQRQLIIGKSKIHEEMLDLMRRVATVDATILLNGETGVGKSVIAEEIHKISNRPNKPFIQINCGAIPESLLESELFGYKKGAFTGANNSGKVGLAEKADGGTLFLDEIAELPLSLQPKILQLVQNKSFIPIGSTDLKKVDIRIITATNQNLPQMVKEKQFREDLYYRLNVVSIHIPALKERKDDILPLIYHYFDLFREKYRKKSTLSKELLDYLQNYSWPGNIRELENMVEYLVVTAKSEIIETTALPDKVLESNQHTKTIHDKLNSQSLPDYLEKIEMELIKRAKTDYKSTRKAAKSLGITQSSFVRRVKKYNL; this is translated from the coding sequence ATGAGCGGTAATTTTTTCTCTGATAAACATTTTCATAGTATTTTCAACCATTTAAAAGATGGAATTTTTATAGCTGACAAGGATGGCGTTGCTATCTGGGCAAACGATACTAGTACAAAACAACTTGGTGTACCTCGATCTAAAATAATAGGAAGAAATGTGGGTGAGCTAGAAAATAATGGTTTGTTTACCCCATCCGTTACGAAAATTGTGTTAGAAAAAAGAGAAATCGTTTCAAAAGTTCAAACATCAAAAGATCGTCAATATCTTGCCACAGGACATTTAGTAAAAGTTAAGGGTGAAGACACGGAATATGTACTGGTACAAGTAAAGGATATTACGGAAACGGTAAGAGCTTCATTTAAACTGGAAAAGGCCGAAATACTCATTCAAGAATACTGGAATGAACTTCACCAAATGAGTTTAAAGCAAAAAAATGAAAGTCAAAGGCAATTAATAATTGGGAAAAGTAAAATACATGAAGAAATGCTGGATTTAATGAGACGCGTTGCTACAGTAGATGCAACTATACTATTAAATGGAGAGACTGGTGTAGGAAAAAGCGTAATTGCCGAAGAAATTCACAAAATAAGTAACAGGCCTAACAAACCTTTTATCCAGATCAATTGTGGTGCAATTCCAGAATCATTATTGGAGTCAGAGTTATTTGGCTATAAAAAAGGTGCTTTTACTGGGGCAAACAATAGTGGGAAAGTAGGTCTAGCAGAAAAGGCAGATGGAGGCACCCTTTTTTTGGATGAAATCGCGGAACTGCCATTATCTCTTCAACCAAAAATACTTCAGTTAGTACAAAATAAGTCATTTATTCCAATTGGTTCAACCGACCTAAAAAAAGTCGATATTCGAATAATTACAGCGACAAATCAAAACCTACCACAAATGGTAAAAGAAAAGCAATTTCGGGAGGATCTTTATTACCGTTTAAACGTTGTATCCATTCATATACCAGCCTTAAAAGAAAGAAAAGATGATATACTTCCCTTGATTTATCACTATTTTGATTTATTTAGGGAAAAATATCGAAAAAAGTCTACTTTAAGCAAAGAATTGCTTGACTATCTCCAAAATTATAGTTGGCCAGGTAATATTCGAGAACTAGAGAATATGGTAGAGTATTTAGTTGTTACTGCGAAGTCCGAAATCATTGAAACAACTGCACTTCCAGATAAAGTATTAGAAAGTAATCAACACACTAAAACTATTCATGATAAGTTGAATTCGCAAAGTCTCCCAGATTATTTAGAAAAAATTGAAATGGAACTTATAAAAAGAGCAAAAACAGATTATAAATCTACGAGAAAGGCAGCTAAGTCGCTTGGTATTACGCAATCTTCTTTTGTAAGAAGAGTAAAAAAGTATAATCTTTAG